One region of Prosthecobacter dejongeii genomic DNA includes:
- a CDS encoding family 16 glycoside hydrolase has translation MKLTLLLTLVLGAMGLSAVQAQDGFRPLFNGKDLTGWDGNPELWSVEDGCITGKTTGPEQLSYNQFLIWRGGEVKNFELRIKAKVTGNNTGIQYRSKELPHVGKWSIGGYQCDIHPAAPNNAMVYEERGRGIICQNGQSVVIDPQASQWIVAERDPVAADVAQWNEYTVIAQGNHLIHKLNGKVTIDLVDHEEKALSLSGLLAFQIHRGPAMQVQIKEVMFKELPEGGRISFAKTEIPNDAQKVEKPAPGAKKAQAAKAKVAAKAPAPAPAKARRPDAVGPAIGENKATPVARIKAAKDFKVELLYSVPGGEQGSWVALCLDDKGRLYASDQYGDLYRFAPPAAGQVLKAEEVQKVPVNIRAINGMVFAFGALYAGVNDYEQKTQSGLYRISDSDSDDQLDKVELLRGFDSKSDHGVHAVMPTPDGKALYLITGNNAVLNEGPIAGTPASSPVAKLWGDDHLLPRMPDGRGHNRHVLAPGGIIYRVSPDGKQFEIFASGFRNIYDAGLNSDGELFTYDADMEYDFNTPWYRPTRVNHVVSGGEYGWRNGAGKYPEFYSDNLPATLNIGPGSPTGTTFGYGAKFPAKYQKAYYIMDWSWGKLYAVHLKEEGSTYSAVKEDFITGSPLPLTDAVVNPKDGAMYFAIGGRRVQSGLYRVTYVGSEDTSPVDMTAKTTPDRALRHQLEAFHGKQDPKAIAAAWPHLNNKDRFIRSAARVVLEHQPVAEWQAKALAEPDAGRQLEALLALARVTGSSVGHRPADAVVNTASRDQMLAALLKLDWSALSAEQRLGYVRLTQIILHRFGNPDQTTIEALIAKLDPAFPAESFELNWLLCETLAYLQAPNTAAKGMALIAAADSQEPQMEFARSLRMLKAGWTPELRTAQLEWFLKAANYKGGASFDKFIEFIRNDSLATFTEAEKTQLAALIAKKPERKSAIENVGAMLVGRTPTMWTLEELSAATKTGMKDRNFDNGRKMFGAAACYACHRFGNAGGMNGPDLTGAGGRYSPHDLLDQIINPSKEINEQFAPIVVTKNNGEVLSGVVVNLSGDSVTLNTDLSDPNQRTNVDRKEVKSIEPSKVSPMPPMLLAMLKKEEILDLLAYVLSGGDKTNAMFK, from the coding sequence ATGAAATTGACTCTACTATTGACCCTCGTTTTAGGGGCTATGGGACTCTCTGCAGTCCAGGCCCAAGACGGATTTCGCCCGTTGTTCAACGGCAAAGACCTTACCGGCTGGGATGGTAACCCCGAGCTGTGGAGCGTGGAAGACGGCTGCATCACGGGTAAAACCACAGGGCCAGAGCAACTAAGCTACAATCAATTCCTCATTTGGCGTGGAGGAGAAGTTAAGAACTTCGAACTCCGCATCAAGGCCAAGGTCACAGGCAACAACACCGGCATTCAGTACCGCAGTAAAGAACTGCCGCATGTAGGCAAGTGGTCCATCGGTGGTTACCAGTGTGACATCCATCCCGCAGCGCCCAACAATGCCATGGTTTATGAGGAGCGTGGGCGCGGCATCATCTGCCAGAACGGCCAGAGCGTCGTTATTGATCCCCAGGCTAGCCAATGGATTGTCGCCGAGCGCGACCCTGTAGCCGCAGACGTGGCCCAGTGGAATGAATACACCGTCATCGCTCAGGGAAATCATCTCATTCATAAATTGAATGGCAAGGTGACCATTGACCTGGTGGATCATGAGGAAAAAGCCTTGTCGCTTTCAGGCCTGTTGGCCTTCCAGATCCATCGGGGACCTGCCATGCAGGTTCAGATTAAAGAGGTCATGTTCAAGGAATTGCCTGAAGGCGGTCGCATCTCTTTTGCCAAAACCGAAATCCCGAACGACGCACAAAAGGTCGAAAAACCGGCTCCAGGTGCGAAGAAGGCTCAGGCAGCTAAAGCTAAAGTTGCAGCTAAAGCGCCAGCACCCGCTCCAGCGAAAGCTCGCCGCCCAGACGCCGTTGGTCCTGCCATTGGCGAGAACAAAGCCACACCCGTGGCTCGTATCAAGGCAGCCAAAGATTTCAAAGTGGAACTGCTCTACTCCGTTCCTGGCGGCGAGCAGGGCTCATGGGTGGCTCTTTGCCTGGATGATAAAGGTCGCCTCTACGCCAGTGATCAGTATGGCGATCTCTACCGTTTTGCTCCACCTGCTGCCGGGCAGGTCTTGAAGGCTGAAGAAGTGCAAAAAGTTCCCGTCAACATCCGGGCCATCAACGGCATGGTGTTTGCCTTCGGCGCTCTGTATGCAGGCGTGAATGATTACGAGCAGAAGACCCAGAGTGGCCTATATCGCATCTCCGATAGCGATAGCGATGACCAGCTCGATAAAGTGGAACTGCTGCGTGGGTTTGATTCCAAAAGCGATCACGGTGTTCATGCCGTGATGCCCACCCCAGATGGTAAAGCACTTTACCTGATCACGGGAAACAATGCCGTCCTGAACGAGGGCCCCATCGCAGGCACTCCGGCGAGCTCTCCTGTCGCAAAGCTGTGGGGCGATGACCATCTGCTGCCACGCATGCCGGATGGCCGTGGTCATAACCGACACGTCCTTGCTCCTGGTGGCATCATTTATCGCGTGTCGCCCGATGGCAAACAGTTCGAAATCTTCGCTTCTGGTTTCCGCAATATCTATGACGCTGGCCTCAACAGCGATGGTGAACTCTTCACTTACGATGCTGACATGGAATATGACTTCAATACGCCCTGGTATCGCCCAACTCGCGTCAATCACGTCGTCAGTGGCGGCGAGTATGGCTGGCGGAATGGGGCAGGGAAGTACCCGGAATTTTACTCTGACAACTTGCCTGCTACGCTGAATATTGGCCCAGGCTCACCCACCGGTACCACTTTTGGTTATGGAGCTAAATTTCCAGCGAAATACCAAAAGGCTTACTACATCATGGATTGGAGTTGGGGAAAACTCTATGCCGTGCATCTGAAGGAGGAGGGATCCACCTACAGCGCAGTCAAAGAAGACTTCATCACCGGCTCCCCTCTGCCGCTGACAGACGCTGTTGTTAATCCGAAAGATGGAGCCATGTATTTTGCCATCGGCGGTCGTCGCGTGCAGTCCGGTCTCTATCGCGTCACCTACGTCGGCAGTGAAGACACTTCACCTGTAGATATGACGGCAAAAACCACACCTGACCGCGCACTGCGTCATCAGCTTGAGGCTTTTCATGGCAAACAAGATCCTAAAGCCATAGCTGCTGCCTGGCCACATCTGAACAACAAAGATCGCTTCATCCGCAGCGCAGCACGGGTGGTGCTGGAGCATCAGCCTGTGGCTGAGTGGCAAGCCAAGGCCCTCGCAGAGCCCGATGCTGGTCGTCAGCTTGAGGCCTTGTTAGCTCTTGCTCGCGTCACCGGTAGCAGTGTGGGTCATCGCCCTGCTGATGCCGTGGTGAATACGGCCAGCCGCGATCAAATGTTGGCCGCCTTGCTGAAGCTCGATTGGTCTGCCCTCTCGGCAGAGCAGCGCCTCGGCTATGTGCGTCTGACTCAGATCATCCTGCATCGTTTCGGCAACCCTGATCAAACCACCATCGAGGCCCTCATTGCCAAGCTGGATCCGGCTTTCCCAGCCGAGAGCTTTGAGCTGAATTGGCTGCTTTGCGAAACACTGGCTTACCTTCAGGCACCCAATACAGCCGCTAAGGGCATGGCCCTGATCGCCGCCGCAGACAGCCAGGAGCCGCAGATGGAGTTTGCTCGCAGTCTGCGCATGCTGAAAGCCGGGTGGACTCCGGAGCTTCGCACCGCCCAGCTTGAGTGGTTTCTGAAAGCCGCGAACTACAAGGGGGGCGCCAGCTTCGACAAGTTCATTGAGTTCATCCGCAATGACAGTCTCGCCACTTTCACCGAAGCCGAGAAAACACAGCTCGCAGCGCTCATCGCCAAAAAGCCAGAGCGCAAATCGGCCATCGAAAACGTCGGTGCCATGCTCGTCGGTCGCACACCCACGATGTGGACTTTGGAGGAGCTCAGCGCCGCTACCAAGACCGGCATGAAAGATCGAAACTTTGACAACGGTCGCAAAATGTTTGGCGCCGCAGCTTGTTACGCATGCCATCGTTTTGGCAACGCTGGCGGGATGAACGGTCCTGATCTCACGGGTGCTGGTGGCCGTTACAGCCCGCATGATCTGCTGGATCAAATCATCAATCCGAGCAAGGAGATCAATGAGCAATTCGCTCCGATCGTCGTCACCAAAAACAATGGTGAAGTACTCAGTGGTGTGGTGGTGAATCTCAGCGGTGACAGCGTTACTTTGAATACCGACCTCAGCGATCCTAACCAGCGTACCAATGTAGATCGCAAAGAGGTGAAAAGCATCGAGCCCAGCAAGGTCTCACCGATGCCTCCTATGCTTCTGGCCATGCTGAAGAAAGAAGAAATTCTCGATCTTCTGGCCTATGTCCTCAGTGGTGGGGATAAGACCAACGCCATGTTCAAGTAA
- a CDS encoding polyamine ABC transporter substrate-binding protein, whose protein sequence is MKTLLFLLLGLAWPTVAAETLHVYTWADYVSPEVVEKFEEKHGCQVVVDTFDSNEAMFAKLKAGASGYDVIFPTSYMIQVMEAENMLLDLDRSLLPNIKHVDPSVLEKIHDHSMKRSVPYTVGYAILACRKDKLPADPDTWKVFEHQSLAGRMTLLDDMRETIGAALKSLGYSINTRDEKQLNEAQQVLLKWKANIAKFDNEGYKAGLDSGEFLLVHGYSGDLFQVAQENSKVQLLIPQQGVTMSCDEMVIPKTTKQRALAHAFINFLLDPPMAAENMEWMGYLCPNLEALKKVSPEFLQNPAITIPVEIKAKCEVIQDLGADLAKYTRVWDAVKK, encoded by the coding sequence ATGAAAACCCTTTTGTTTCTCTTGCTGGGCCTAGCTTGGCCAACGGTAGCCGCAGAGACTCTGCACGTCTATACCTGGGCAGATTATGTTTCACCTGAGGTTGTGGAGAAGTTCGAAGAAAAGCATGGCTGCCAAGTGGTGGTGGATACCTTCGATTCGAACGAAGCGATGTTTGCTAAACTGAAGGCCGGTGCATCAGGATACGATGTGATTTTCCCCACCAGCTACATGATCCAGGTGATGGAGGCGGAGAACATGCTGCTAGACCTCGATCGTTCTCTGCTGCCTAACATCAAGCATGTAGATCCCTCCGTCTTAGAAAAGATCCACGACCACAGCATGAAACGCAGCGTGCCCTACACCGTGGGGTATGCCATTTTAGCGTGCCGAAAAGACAAGTTACCTGCTGATCCAGATACTTGGAAAGTTTTTGAACACCAGTCTTTAGCTGGCCGGATGACCTTGCTGGATGACATGCGTGAAACCATCGGTGCAGCCCTCAAGAGTCTCGGTTACAGCATCAATACTCGAGATGAAAAGCAATTGAACGAAGCCCAACAGGTGTTGCTGAAATGGAAGGCCAACATCGCGAAATTTGACAATGAAGGGTATAAGGCGGGACTGGATTCCGGTGAGTTTCTGCTCGTCCATGGTTACAGCGGAGACCTGTTCCAGGTGGCTCAGGAAAATAGCAAAGTTCAGCTTCTGATCCCGCAGCAAGGAGTGACCATGAGTTGCGATGAAATGGTCATTCCTAAAACGACCAAGCAAAGAGCATTGGCCCATGCCTTCATCAACTTCCTTCTCGATCCACCCATGGCCGCAGAGAACATGGAGTGGATGGGCTACCTTTGCCCTAACCTTGAGGCCCTGAAAAAAGTCAGCCCTGAATTTCTCCAAAACCCAGCCATAACGATCCCCGTGGAGATCAAGGCTAAGTGCGAAGTGATCCAAGATCTAGGAGCTGATTTGGCTAAATACACCCGGGTTTGGGACGCTGTGAAAAAATGA
- a CDS encoding FAD:protein FMN transferase: MTDYHRFSHDAMATSFEVIIAQDDVDEMYAAQAAQAVFAEIDRLEDELSRFRPGSDIFRLNQLGAGECLAISLAAWDCLNLAKTVHEETAGAFDITVGPLMHLWRDAEGNLIQPDEERLELARHSIGSQLFELREEGCLVRVLADHMVFDLGAVGKGYALDQAVQVLQDWSITRAFLNAGDSTLVALDSPSGEETWAVTLADGTQEKKLLHQALSGSGFMVKGAHIMNPRTLKPVPVQGKRSYAIAPTAALSDALSTAFMIMTPDEIQALCERYSEVEWMEI; the protein is encoded by the coding sequence ATGACCGATTACCATCGTTTCTCTCATGATGCGATGGCCACCTCTTTTGAGGTCATCATCGCTCAAGATGATGTGGATGAGATGTATGCGGCACAGGCTGCACAAGCGGTGTTTGCCGAGATTGATCGTCTTGAAGATGAACTGAGCCGCTTCCGTCCAGGCAGCGACATTTTCAGACTCAATCAGTTAGGCGCAGGAGAATGCCTCGCCATCTCCCTAGCAGCCTGGGATTGCCTGAATTTAGCAAAAACAGTGCACGAAGAAACGGCGGGCGCTTTTGACATCACCGTCGGCCCATTGATGCACCTCTGGCGAGATGCAGAGGGCAACTTGATCCAACCTGATGAAGAGCGTCTGGAGTTGGCGCGTCATAGCATCGGCAGCCAGCTTTTTGAATTACGCGAAGAGGGATGTTTGGTGCGTGTCTTGGCAGATCATATGGTCTTCGATCTGGGGGCTGTTGGCAAAGGCTATGCCTTAGATCAGGCGGTGCAGGTGCTGCAGGACTGGAGCATCACACGGGCTTTTTTAAATGCTGGAGACAGCACCTTGGTCGCCCTGGATAGCCCATCAGGCGAAGAAACCTGGGCCGTGACTTTGGCCGATGGCACCCAAGAAAAAAAACTTCTTCACCAAGCCCTCAGTGGCAGTGGCTTCATGGTGAAGGGGGCTCACATCATGAATCCTCGCACTCTGAAGCCCGTGCCCGTGCAAGGAAAACGCAGCTATGCCATCGCCCCCACCGCCGCGCTCTCAGACGCGCTTTCGACCGCGTTCATGATCATGACGCCCGATGAGATTCAAGCTCTGTGCGAGCGGTACAGTGAAGTGGAGTGGATGGAAATATGA